From a single Nocardioides sp. dk884 genomic region:
- a CDS encoding DsrE family protein, whose amino-acid sequence MSRPFLVKVTCGTDDPERANQAFTVASAAVAAGAEVSLWLTGEAVWAAVPGRGLDLGLEHATPVATLLEVVLGGGSVTVCTQCATRRGITAADVADGVRIAGAVVFAEEALRDGVQALVY is encoded by the coding sequence GTGTCTCGCCCCTTCCTCGTCAAGGTCACCTGCGGCACCGACGACCCCGAGCGGGCCAACCAGGCCTTCACCGTCGCCAGTGCAGCGGTCGCAGCGGGCGCGGAGGTGTCGCTGTGGCTCACCGGCGAGGCGGTGTGGGCGGCGGTGCCGGGGCGAGGGCTCGACCTGGGGCTCGAGCACGCGACGCCGGTGGCGACGCTGCTCGAGGTGGTGCTGGGCGGCGGGTCGGTGACCGTGTGCACCCAGTGCGCCACCCGGCGGGGGATCACTGCGGCCGACGTGGCCGACGGGGTGCGGATCGCGGGGGCCGTGGTGTTCGCCGAGGAGGCGCTGCGCGACGGGGTGCAGGCGCTCGTCTACTGA
- a CDS encoding Fur family transcriptional regulator, translating into MREDDGAVTEELRDRLRGKGYRLTPQRELILRAVEKLRHATPDDVYAEVQASSSAVNRSTVYRTLEVLEELGLVRHAHITDRAPTYHAVGDHEHFHLVCRNCQGVTSVDPHVIAPAIEALRTSHGFAPDVGHLTVFGTCAACQSTSEDTP; encoded by the coding sequence GTGCGTGAGGACGACGGCGCCGTGACCGAGGAGCTGCGCGACCGGCTGCGCGGGAAGGGCTACCGGCTCACCCCGCAGCGCGAGCTGATCCTGCGCGCGGTGGAGAAGTTGCGCCACGCCACCCCCGACGACGTGTACGCCGAGGTGCAGGCCTCCTCGAGTGCGGTGAACCGGTCCACGGTCTACCGCACCCTGGAGGTGCTCGAGGAGCTCGGTCTGGTGCGCCACGCGCACATCACCGACCGCGCCCCGACCTACCACGCGGTCGGTGACCACGAGCACTTCCACCTGGTCTGCCGGAATTGCCAGGGCGTCACCTCCGTTGACCCCCACGTGATCGCCCCCGCGATCGAGGCGCTGCGCACCAGCCACGGCTTCGCGCCCGACGTGGGCCACCTGACCGTCTTCGGCACCTGCGCCGCCTGCCAGTCCACCTCGGAGGACACCCCGTGA
- a CDS encoding FABP family protein encodes MPFEIPQNLHPDCAPIAWLLGTWRGNGHGDYPSIEKFQFGQELIFTHDGRPFFHYMSRSWIIDENGEKVRDAALESGFLRAQPGGKVEFVLSHNTGISEIWYGQAEGGKLELHTAGVAFTETAKEVTAGHRLYGNVEGDLLYAYDMAATGHELQPHLWARLKRA; translated from the coding sequence ATGCCCTTCGAGATCCCCCAGAACCTCCACCCCGACTGCGCCCCGATCGCGTGGCTGCTCGGCACCTGGCGGGGTAACGGGCACGGCGACTACCCCTCGATCGAGAAGTTCCAGTTCGGCCAGGAGCTGATCTTCACCCACGACGGGCGCCCGTTCTTCCACTACATGTCGCGCTCCTGGATCATCGACGAGAACGGCGAGAAGGTCCGCGACGCCGCCCTGGAGAGCGGCTTCCTGCGCGCCCAGCCCGGCGGCAAGGTCGAGTTCGTGCTCAGCCACAACACCGGCATCTCCGAGATCTGGTACGGCCAGGCCGAGGGCGGCAAGCTCGAGCTGCACACCGCCGGCGTTGCCTTCACCGAGACCGCCAAGGAGGTCACCGCCGGGCACCGCCTCTACGGCAACGTCGAGGGCGACCTGCTCTACGCCTACGACATGGCGGCCACCGGCCACGAGCTCCAGCCCCACCTGTGGGCGCGGCTCAAGCGTGCGTGA
- a CDS encoding YgfZ/GcvT domain-containing protein — protein sequence MTSPRPASPLLALPGAVAGNGPDAPVAAHYGSFYGEQRTLEAGEGFVDLSHRDVIRISGPDRLTWLHSLTTQFLDGLAPGRWTGALILSPQGHIEHGFVGVDDGEAFTAHTEPGAGAALAGFLDRMRFMMRVEVTDVSDELAVTWRPSRAGDDAGWYDAYELVPREQLAAYAEAAGPAAGTWAFEALRIARGEPRVGVDTDARTIPNEVGLIGPAVHLEKGCYRGQETVARVHTLGRPPRRLTLLHLDGSENVLPEAGADLTNADGKVVGRVGSSARHHELGPIALALVKRNVPLDAQLLAGGLAAAQEVIVDPEVGLHVRPLR from the coding sequence GTGACCAGCCCCCGCCCCGCCAGCCCGCTGCTCGCCCTGCCCGGCGCGGTCGCCGGCAACGGCCCCGACGCCCCGGTCGCCGCCCACTACGGCAGCTTCTACGGCGAGCAGCGCACCCTCGAGGCCGGCGAGGGGTTCGTCGACCTCTCCCACCGCGACGTGATCCGCATCAGCGGCCCCGACCGGCTGACCTGGCTGCACTCGCTGACCACCCAGTTCCTCGACGGCCTGGCCCCGGGTCGGTGGACCGGCGCGCTGATCCTCAGCCCCCAGGGCCACATCGAGCACGGCTTCGTCGGCGTCGACGACGGCGAGGCGTTCACCGCCCACACCGAGCCCGGCGCCGGCGCCGCCCTGGCCGGATTCCTGGACCGGATGCGGTTCATGATGCGCGTCGAGGTCACCGACGTCAGCGACGAGCTCGCCGTCACCTGGCGCCCGAGCCGCGCCGGCGACGACGCCGGCTGGTACGACGCCTACGAGCTCGTCCCGCGCGAACAGCTCGCGGCGTACGCCGAGGCGGCCGGGCCGGCCGCCGGCACCTGGGCCTTCGAGGCGCTGCGGATCGCGCGCGGTGAGCCCCGGGTCGGCGTCGACACCGACGCCCGCACGATCCCCAACGAGGTCGGCCTGATCGGGCCCGCGGTGCACCTGGAGAAGGGCTGCTACCGCGGCCAGGAGACGGTGGCCCGGGTGCACACCTTGGGCCGCCCGCCCCGGCGCCTGACGCTGCTGCACCTCGACGGGTCCGAGAACGTGCTCCCCGAGGCCGGTGCCGACCTCACCAACGCCGACGGCAAGGTCGTCGGTCGGGTCGGCAGCTCCGCGCGCCACCACGAGCTCGGTCCGATCGCGCTGGCACTGGTCAAGCGCAACGTGCCGCTCGACGCCCAGCTGCTCGCCGGCGGCCTGGCCGCCGCGCAGGAGGTCATCGTCGACCCCGAGGTGGGCCTGCACGTCCGCCCGTTGCGCTGA